In a genomic window of Variovorax paradoxus:
- the macA gene encoding macrolide transporter subunit MacA, giving the protein MPQTPPRRSRKLLYGILALVVLGIAAAIVLTPAKKPEYLTATVQRADLENAVLATGVLQALRQVEVGAQVTGQLKSLKVSLGQTVKKGDWLAEIDPAISQNTLAQEQARLDNLQAQKVAKEVRVKQAELAWARQREMLAQDASARQDMESADAELRALRADAVSLDAQIRQQRLAVSSAQTNLSYTRIIAPIDGDVISIKTLEGQTVVASFQVPTLMTLADLSTMTIKAQVSEADVVRVRAGLPVYFTILGDPDKRYHGTLRAVQPSPEKINNAVFFNALFDVPNPDRTLRVDMTAQVAIMLGEAKQALTVPLTALGNRDKEGRYEVRVLKADHTPETRKVRTGITNNFQAQVLEGLKEGDQVITGDASAVEPREGEANGGERRGKGP; this is encoded by the coding sequence ACCCGAATACCTGACGGCGACGGTGCAGCGCGCCGACCTCGAGAACGCGGTGCTGGCCACCGGCGTGCTGCAGGCGCTGCGGCAGGTGGAGGTGGGCGCGCAGGTCACCGGCCAGCTCAAGTCGCTCAAGGTGTCGCTGGGCCAGACCGTCAAGAAGGGCGACTGGCTGGCCGAGATCGATCCCGCGATCTCGCAGAACACGCTGGCGCAGGAACAGGCCCGGCTCGACAACCTGCAGGCCCAGAAGGTGGCGAAGGAAGTGCGCGTCAAGCAGGCCGAGCTGGCCTGGGCGCGCCAGCGCGAGATGCTGGCGCAGGATGCCTCGGCGCGGCAGGACATGGAGAGCGCCGATGCCGAGCTGCGCGCGCTGCGCGCCGACGCGGTGTCGCTCGACGCGCAGATCCGCCAGCAGCGCCTGGCCGTGTCCTCGGCCCAGACCAATCTCTCGTACACCCGCATCATCGCGCCCATCGACGGCGACGTGATCTCGATCAAGACGCTCGAGGGCCAGACGGTGGTGGCTTCGTTCCAGGTGCCCACGCTGATGACCCTGGCCGACCTGTCGACCATGACGATCAAGGCCCAGGTGTCCGAAGCCGACGTGGTGCGCGTGCGCGCCGGGCTGCCGGTCTACTTCACCATCCTCGGCGACCCCGACAAGCGCTACCACGGCACCCTGCGCGCGGTGCAGCCCTCGCCCGAGAAGATCAACAACGCGGTGTTCTTCAACGCGCTGTTCGACGTGCCGAACCCCGACCGCACCCTGCGCGTGGACATGACGGCCCAGGTCGCGATCATGCTCGGCGAGGCGAAGCAGGCGCTGACCGTGCCGCTGACCGCGCTCGGCAACCGCGACAAGGAGGGCCGCTACGAGGTGCGCGTGCTCAAGGCCGACCACACGCCCGAGACGCGCAAGGTGCGCACCGGCATCACCAACAACTTCCAGGCCCAGGTGCTCGAGGGGCTGAAGGAGGGCGACCAGGTCATCACCGGCGACGCCTCGGCCGTGGAGCCGCGCGAGGGCGAGGCCAACGGCGGCGAGCGCCGCGGCAAGGGCCCATGA